A stretch of DNA from Chelonoidis abingdonii isolate Lonesome George chromosome 8, CheloAbing_2.0, whole genome shotgun sequence:
ATCAAGCAGGCAAGAACCAACCTGGCAGCGAGATCTGTTTGACTGTGGCCTCGTCTCCTTAAGGAAGTGGTAACTAACTGTCGCTCGGGGCATTTCAGACTGGTCTAGACAAACTACAAAGTCCAGAATAATTCTTTTGGGCTGAACTATCTCTGATGTGTGCTTAGCCCCAAACTGACCATTTCTGAAAAGGTTGGTAAAATCCCAGGTGGACATTTTTGGAGGGATCAACTTGAGAGCAAGCCATGGGCAAGTAGGAGCATCAAGGCTGTCACCATGCTGCAGATCACAGCTACAGAGGGAATATGTCAGCAGTAATAGAAATCAGATCCCCTGCTCCAAGCAATGCTGTCTGCTTAGCCCCACCATATACCCATTCTCATGAGACGGGGGAAAATATCTATAGGGGTCAACAATATAAGACCCATTGCCTAGAAAGGAGCAATTCTGAGTCTATTCCTTAGGGAGCACTGGGGCTAGCCAGTTCATTACAATATGTTTTCAgacatagaaccatagaaatgaagggctggaaggTACCCTGAAAAGTCCAGCctcctggaccatccctgacatgtgtctgtccaacttgttcttaaaagcctccagagatggggattccacagtcttCTTTGGTAGTCTGTTCTAGTGCATACTCTCTGTGCTTTGGTAACTCATGGACAAGTTATGCAGAAAACACCCCCTTTGCTGACGGGGCTGTGTGTTATAAGGAGATCAGACGTTTCGATCCATTGCTGCTAGGGAAAAAGGTAATAATTAGTCATTATTTGAAAAGGAAAGGCGTGGGTTTGAATGGGAAACATGAGATTGTACAGGCAGATGTCAAGCAAAGGCTGCCCGGCACACACAAAACACAGCAGCAATGTGCCGCAAgacactggaaaaaacaaacGGTCCCAGCCATTCAATCTGAACTATTAAAGGGAACTTCTCGCTGCAGTTAACTCCACTGCATTTGGAAAGTATAAGCAATGATGCAGAAAAATGAAACACCTGACCTTTTACTATTTGCAGCCTCTCTCTGTGGAGATAGGCGCTGTTCAGTCAGTGGTACCATCTTTGACGCAACGCTAAGGTCTTGTCCATTTGTAGTTGCCAAATATTCCCTGGCTCCTTTTGCAAGAGTCAGGGCGTGAACATGCCCAGTGGCCAAACTCCAATCTGGGTAATATATTTGGCTTTCTTAAAATCCCTCTGCGGCTTCAGCTGGAGACAGTTTTTCACCTCCTATCCTCAGCTGTCGTTTAGCGCTGATGCAGTGCTCCACTCCAGAGATGGCTGAATTTCAGCAATGACTAAACCCGTTACACAAAAGCTTTGAGACCCTTGTGAAGGAAAGGTGCCATGCACTGTACCCGCGAGATGTCGTCATGATGCTGGTTGTATCAAGATAAACGAAAAAGGAAGCAGGATGTGAGCTTCTTAGAAGAAGAGTATCAGAAGCTCGGCTGTTTGCCAGCCTCCTTTGGGACACCTGCAAGGAGCTGCTGATCAAAAGCAACAGCGGGCACAAGAAAAGAAACACTTCCACATGACAAATCAAGCTAGAGAAAATCGGGACCTTTGAGGTGTCATATAAGGGGTTTAGGAAGAAacccatgggccaaatcctgcccctgACGCTGGCCTCACCGGCCCAGCGAGTAGTGTGGAAAGAATCTGCATAAGGGGCGTGGGTGCACTTGATGAAGTCCTGTACCCTGGCATGCAGAGGAAGCCATTCCCCTTGCAGGTGCAGAGTGGCCACAACAGCACAGAATGGACatggctctctctcccctcccttttggGGGAGAGGATTGGCCTGTTCATCCTCTGAGCATACCCAGTTACTGAGGCTGCATGCAGGAGGGAGGATATGGCCCTGTTATAGAGAAGAACATATGACTAGCTGGTCCCTCTGTGAAGATATGGTCCCACAGTGACACTGTGCACTGCAGATGTGGGTCTACTTGCACCTTCTGGTGGCCTGTGGCATGGTGAGatggagcaggcagcagcagttcCCAACCTTGCCAGTTTAATCAGACTAAGACTTTGGCTGCACCCAGCCCCTTGTCTCCCCCTCCATTCTCTTCTCCCTGCTCTAACTTGCCATGGAACCTAGGCATCTTTTGGAGGCATTTAAAACTAAACGGGACAGCCCCCTGGAGAATGCACTgctgggaacaatcctgcacagGGGGGAGGGTCATTGGGAAATGAACTAAGAAATCTCTTCCGGCTCCTAATGCTTGTGAGTGCATTTTACATGGACATACTTGCTTCTTCAGCTTAAGCAGCTGAGGTTTATGCTTTTAACTCCAGAGGTCCTGCCTTCAGCCCTGCAGAGGATGCTGGCCGGGGTTGTTGGATGTGTCCACACTGGGTTTGCACAGGCCAAAGGGGAAATATAAAGGCCCCTAAGTATCTCTTCCTGGCTGACTCCTTAGCAAGAAGTCCTATCTCACACCATCACCACTTCAGCCGCATTCACTTCCTCTTGTATAAGAATAATCaaatgattcattttttaaaaaaagaaagtcgGGTGGAGCtgctaaaaaacaacaacaactaaaaaAGTTCCGATAAGGTACATTATGGCCTTGCATTTCCAGTAAAACAGGTACAGGCCTGTGTCGGGAGGAGGAGGTGTGATGGAAAAGTGAGCTACTTATTATCATGGTTTGTTCCTTAATTACCAGATGACTTTTCAAGCTTCCTTCCTGAATCTCACCCTTTGAAGCCTAAACAACCTCTGATGGTTTCCTCAAAGGGTTCTGGGACTGCAAGTCAAAACTTTCTCTTCCTAGAGCCTTCCTCTGACTCAGTGTCTTGACCTGGAGCAAGCCGCttaggccaacattttaaaacaggagCTGCCTAAAGTTTGATCCACCTTTAGCCCCCCAAGGTGTGAGCATATGCACCTAAATGTACAGGGCAGCGGGTAAAGAATTGAAAGGAAAATGCCAGTAGGCAGGCAAGTTGTATAAATTATTTGCAACCCAGACCAGGAGGGGGAAGATTCTGCACAGTAATGTTGCCACAGTCACTGTTCTCCCCCCTCCTGTTCACCCTGCAGACTGGCTCCTTCTTTCTGGGTTCTCCAAGGTTCCATTAATGTGCAGCACCCTCCAGGGGGTATCCTTGAAAAGCCGTATTTTATTGCTATGCTGTTTCCAAGACACTACTCCAGTCTAGAATATTTCTACCAGATGGTGGCTAATGTTTATTTCTTACAAGtctaatcctgcaaggtgctgagtgctgtaAATTCCTAGTGAAGTAGGTGGGAGCTAAATGCTCAGCACTATGGGAATTAAGCTctaaggtctctctctctctagcccctCTGCATATGGAACGCTCTGACATCCTGCCATGCATCCCACATGGTTTCGGGGGCCCTACTTCGTTTAAGGTTTTACAGTTATCCTACCGCATGATTCATGCGTAGAGGAAAAGCAGAGAAATTCCCCCTATTTCTACTTCATAGGACTCAGGTATCCTGACTCCCAGGCGGGTACTCCCCATAGGTCTTTGCACTTCCAGTGCACTTCCCACACATCCTCCCAGCCCCCTTATGAAGCAGGTAAATACGGAATCTTAGCCCAaagattctcaacctttttcgttctgagcccctccccccccacacaacaTGCTAcaaaaaactccacagcccacctgtgccacaataactggttttctgcatagaaaagccagggccagcagtagggggtagcaagcagggcaattgcctgggatCTCACGCAACAGGGGCCTCcttgaagctacattgctcaggcttcagtttcaACCCCAggtgacagggctcagggcccagtcttcagccccatgcggtgggcttcagcttcctgccctgggccccagcgagtctaacgctggccctgcttggaggccccCCTGTCCCCTGCACAAGGCCCCCTAGCTGGCcccagacctctggttgagaaccactgtcttagaccCACTTCTCAGATGGCGAAACGTGAAGCACAGCGAGGGGATGGAGGTATGGAAGGTCCAGCAGCCGGTCAAtgggagagctgggaatggaacctaggagtcctgacttaCAGGATGTGCTGCCTTCCCTCCTTCACAAGGAGGAAGATATGCTTATGTACCCACAACAAACTGCAGAGTAACTCCTCCTTGAGATGAGACAAGAAACAGATTTCTGATCTGCCAGATTATCATTTCCAGGTGATGCTTCATGCTGTagtgagagaggggaaaaaagcttaGAGTGGGTGTTTTGCATGCGAGTCTGCCGTGCAGCTAAACTGCAGCTCCCTGTAACCCGCTTGGCTGTGAGATCATTTATCTTTAGACACTATTTGTGACTTCTTCACCATGGCTCACAGGCTGGCAAAGCAAAGGCTGCTATCGTTGTTCTGTTCCTTCATAAGGTCCCACATTTCCCTGGAGCATCTTTCACCCCACCAGATCCCATAGCAGAGGCTCACATCATcaaccactgaagtgcagcccctcctgctcccgGATGGAACGGGGCAGCTGTTTCACAAAGCGCAgctgtttaggacaggaagtaaagaaCAACACAGTTGAAATCGCAGGAGGAACTTAAATAGGCAAAAGGCAGCTATCTGAGCTGGATTTTGGTCAAGACAGCTGAGTCAGCACTTTTATTTTTGCCAGTAgcaccatgggatctttaatgatcgCCAGCCCCACTTGGTATTTGTCCACAAGTGGATCCTTCAACTCTTTATCCCAAATACCTGCTTTTAACTGAATTTCATCACTACAAATTGTATCATGGGAGGGGATCTCTCTCCACTTCCCTTTCAGTCGTATGCATTTTGTTGCTGTTCACTGAATGCCCACAGGCTTTGTCTGGGCCTAGACCAGAGAAACTGTTTGTCGGTCACATCTCTCCCCAGCTGGCTGCAGGCTGCCACGCAGGAGTGTAACCCAAAAATGACACCATGTCGCTATAGGGCATCTTCCTACAACATGGGCACGGAGGTCCCCTGTCCAGATGTGTATGCTCCTCCCTAGGCATATGTCCCCCGTCCAGATGCGCATCCTCCTCCAAGCCCTGGCCTGAGCCCTCCCATCCAGATGTGcatccttcccctgccctgggcGCATGCCTCCTCCCGCAAGCCCTGGGCCCGAGCCCTCCCATCCAGATGTGcatccttcccctgccctgcccgtNNNNNNNNNNNNNNNNNNNNNNNNNNNNNNNNNNNNNNNNNNNNNNNNNNNNNNNNNNNNNNNNNNNNNNNNNNNNNNNNNNNNNNNNNNNNNNNNNNNNNNNNNNNNNNNNNNNNNNNNNNNNNNNNNNNNNNNNNNNNNNNNNNNNNNNNNNNNNNNNNNNNNNNNNNNNNNNNNNNNNNNNNNNNNNNNNNNNNNNNNNNNNNNNNNNNNNNNNNNNNNNNNNNNNNNNNNNNNNNNNNNNNNNNNNNNNNNNNNNNNNNNNNNNNNNNNNNNNNNNNNNNNNNNNNNNNNNNNNNNNNNNNNNNNNNNNNNNNNNNNNNNNNNNNNNNNNNNNNNNNNNNNNNNNNNNNNNNNNNNNNNNNNNNNNNNNNNNNNNNNNNNNNNNNNNNNNNNNNNNNNNNNNNNNNNNNNNNNNNNNNNNNNNNNNNNNNNNNNNNNNNNNNNNNNNNNNNNNNNNNNNNNNNNNNNNNNNNNNNNNNNNNNNNNNNNNNNNNNNNNNNNNNNNNNNNNNNNNNNNNNNNNNNNNNNNNNNNNNNNNNNNNNNNNNNNNNNNNNNNNNNNNNNNNNNNNNNNNNNNNNNNNNNNNNNNNNNNNNNNNNNNNNNNNNNNNNNNNNNNNNNNNNNNNNNNNNNNNNNNNNNNNNNNNNNNNNNNNNNNNNNNNNNNNNNNNNNNNNNNNNNNNNNNNNNNNNNNNNNNNNNNNNNNNNNNNNNNNNNNNNNNNNNNNNNNNNNNNNNNNNNNNNNNNNNNNNNNNNNNNNNNNNNNNNNNNNNNNNNNNNNNNNNNNNNNNNNNNNNNNNNNNNNNNNNNNNNNNNNNNNNNNNNNNNNNNNNNNNNNNNNNNNNNNNNNNNNNNNNNNNNNNNNNNNNNNNNNNNNNNNNNNNNNNNNNNNNNNNNNNNNNNNNNNNNNNNNNNNNNNNNNNNNNNNNNNNNNNNNNNNNNNNNNNNNNNNNNNNNNNNNNNNNNNNNNNNNNNNNNNNNNNNNNNNNNNNNNNNNNNNNNNNNNNNNNNNNNNNNNNNNNNNNNNNNNNNNNNNNNNNNNNNNNNNNNNNNNNNNNNNNNNNNNNNNNNNNNNNNNNNNNNNNNNNNNNNNNNNNNNNNNNNNNNNNNNNNNNNNNNNNNNNNNNNNNNNNNNNNNNNNNNNNNNNNNNNNNNNNNNNNNNNNNNNNNNNNNNNNNNNNNNNNNNNNNNNNNNNNNNNNNNNNNNNNNNNNNNNNNNNNNNNNNNNNNNNNNNNNNNNNNNNNNNNNNNNNNNNNNNNNNNNNNNNNNNNNNNNNNNNNNNNNNNNNNNNNNNNNNNNNNNNNNNNNNNNNNNNNNNNNNNNNNNNNNNNNNNNNNNNNNNNNNNNNNNNNNNNNNNNNNNNNNNNNNNNNNNNNNNNNNNNNNNNNNNNNNNNNNNNNNNGGCGGTGagggccctgggggtggggacgggttgggggatggggagcagtgagggccctgggggtgaggaggggttggggagcagtgagggccctgggggtgaggaggggttgagggttggagtggggaggatggggagcagagaaggcaggagaggaaATCAAGGTTCTGGGTCACAAATCTtcagtcctgccccttccccgccccacctCCCTGACCACCCTTTTTGTGAGGTCCAGAGGAGAGGTGGGAGGTGGACATTGCCCCCCAGTGGCTGTCCCCTCAGTActgtgtggggaagggaagatgagTGTGGACCATGACCCTTCTCCTCTATGCTTGCAGGTATGTGTAACAGGGTTGGCACCCCCCTCGCGGAAGTTCCCCCTTCTGGTTGGGTGTGTCTGCATTCTTTAGGTCTGGAGACCCCTTTTGTGGCTCTCAGGTGCATTTTGAGTGaatcagccctccagccaagtgaCACATTAGCCAGCATAAACCCTTTCTGGGGTTTACAGTCCATGGGGGCCTGTCTCTCTCTAGCCCTCCTTGGGCTTTAGTCTTTAAATAGGCCAGCCCTGGTATGGGACCATATCCCCAAGAcctcctccctggagacactatCTTTCTGTAGCCCTCCTCAggcccagtccctgccagcagacTTGGCTATCCATGGTCCTGCTGCTTGGCCAGACCTGCAGTTTGTTCTACAGCTCTGCTCTGCAGTTCCTTTTATACAgccctcctgggccctgattggctgcttccacctgcagccactctaggctgcttggagaacctctctactgctcctttcctgggatggctTTGGCAGAACCCTGAGGCTTCCTTCAGGGGGCCTTTGGGCCTAGTCCACACTGTCACAATATGACTATGATCCAATGTTAGATTTTATTTGCCTATCTGTATAGTTGATTGGGGTGTACAGTTTTGCGAGGTTGGTTAACTAGCTTCCACTTTTGCAGCTCTTTTCATGCATTTCCACTTGCCAAGAATGAAAGGTGAATTTTTCCAACATAGCTACATTTCATCCTGTACTGTGAACTTTCTGagatttaggatttttttcccgTTAGATTTCGATCTTCTGCAGTAAAAGAGTGCATCCATGCAATAATGAAAGAGAATCTAGCCAATGTGCAATACAACCCAGAGGAAACGCCAGAGCTCACACAGTCCTTATCAGAGACAATTAAAGATAGACTGAAAGGTAATGAGGATTGGTGGGGAAACTGCCTCTTTCCTTACTgaatttgttcttttctttttgcaaGTATTGATTCTCTCCTCTATTCTTTAAAACTCCTCATTCACTGATGACTGACCACAACCTAATATTATTTAATAAACTAGTATATATGTATATGGTGCTTCACGACTTGGTCTCAGCCCTCAAAATCTTAACATTTAATTCAGACTAATCTGATTACTTATAGACCCACTGGTGAGACAGATCAGCTTAGGAAGTATCATGGAAGAAGTAGAACTCATGGAGCATGAGTAGCATGGAAGAAGGGACATAACTGAGAGTTGGCGAGAGAGACCAggacctgattctgacctcacttcCATAAATGGAATCACTCCTGGTTTAGCctgatgtaaatgagatcagaatcaggtccaaagGGACCACACTGGGAATCAGACTCATTGggagcagctgagggagaggTAAGAGACTAGGGAGCAAGAGGCTGTGGGTCATGATGTGGTCGTGTACTGATGGCATGTTGCATCAAGGCAGTGTTGTTTCAGAACTTTGCTTTGCATGTTTTGGATTCCAGAAGTTATTTCAGGACTCATTAAATGTTCCCCATGTCCAATGCTGGAATAACAACCCAGATGAGAGTCAACATCATCATTTTGGGAATAGGGTTGTACTCCCTCGGCTGCCTGCCTTTGCAGCAAGAGAACCAAAATATCATGAGTTCCTGCATTAACAGTGTGTTTTAGAACTCCCTTACAGATatgctaattttaaaatagcttatGTAGCATATGTAGTCTGAGCTAATATACCCAGGACCCGATTTCAGTGCTTTATAAATATGTACATGATGCTCTGAGGCAGGAGTGGCCCAATACAGCCCATGGGATTTTGCCTGACTTCTATGTGTGCTATCATCTTGAATGAGGAATGACACTGTGAGCACTACCAGATCTAGCATGTCACGCTGCATCTTGCAGCTGAGATACAAATGGAGTGTAGCATGCTGGAGTCTTGCCTTATTGAAGATAGAGGCACTGGCATTTTTGTTCTATTTGAAGAAAATTTGTTTTGGCTCTTGCATTTCTGGTGCGTTGCCAGTTTCACCCCCTCTACCAAATTGGGTATCACCCATACCCTGACGGTatctctttgctgttcttttggaCTAGAGCCAGACAGTTTGTAGGTCATGTAGCTCAGATCTATGCATGCTCTTGAGGCCTCTACTACTAAAACAGGAACCTTAAAGATACTAGTAATACATGGCAGAAACAGCAATAAATTTcctcaatttaaaataattcagattaCCTGAACCTTCTGGGTTTCATGTAGCAGCCTCGCTTCTACTCTGACTCTTTTTttgggtggtggtttttttgttttttttttaaccctggaaAGTTGTCTAATTGGTATGGTTGGTGTTGAATGTATCTGAGAGTCTTTCCTCTCCCTAGCCTGtgtttcaaaggtgctgagcacctgcaactcccatttaTTTGAATAGGATTCTGGTGCTTAGCACTTATGAAAGTGAGGCCATTAGGCAGCTTATCCAGTGTACGCAGGGCCGGTGccaggaagtttcgcgccctaggcaaaacttccaccttgcgccactCCCCCTACACAGCAGCTAtccccacccagggagcccacacacacacttcgtggcagctaaccctgcccggggagcccgccccagctctaCTCCACCGAGCAGGCCAGCACCTCTCTAattctcccctcccaggcttgcggcgccaattggaggagaattagagcggggcctgtgtgctcagcagaggaggcagagtggaggtgatctggggcagggaacGGTTCCCCTGTgtggccccctccccccattactgCGGGCGGCCctccgctccctgccccccccctccccagctcacctccactccacctcctcacctgagcgggcttttaggcgccctcaACCACTAAGCACCCTAGGTGGccacctagtggttgcaccggccctgactgtacGTAGCATTTGTTTCACTACTCATTGGAAACTGAGGGTTTCTAGTTACAAAATAAATAGCTCTCTCCCTGTGTCTTGTCTGACGATAATAAAATTCTGTACTCTTCCATTTTGAAATTGTTCGTTTTTCTCCCTTTTACTCTGCAGTGGAGGGATTTCACCGATATAAAATGGTGGTGCAGGTTGTGATTGGAGAACAGAGAGGTGAAGGAGTGAAGTAAGTTCTGTGCATTTCAGGTGTCTTGCTTTTGTCATCCTCATCAAGAATTAATACAGCAACCCCCTTGCTCCTAATTATCGGAGACAGGAaagtgttatataggaggtcagaccgGATATTCACTAtcgtcccttctggacttaaaatctaTAAAACATAGCTCACGTGACAGGGGTCTCTCTGCTGTAGGTAGCAAAGCAAGGCTGGTCATATCCTCTTGTTAGGCAGCAAtttactaagggccagattttcaaaagtgcccagttCCCATTTAGGCCCCCGAATAGGTGTCTagactttcaaaagagctctgcaCCCAACCTGTGGAATTCTCTTAAAAATCTGACCtcaattgtgggtgctgagcactagAAAATATGGCCCCAGATGCTGGTGATTAATGAAGAATTCTTACGTGTTGACACAGAAAGATTGTGGCTTCCACTAGTGCTGAGCTAAGAAAAGAGCTGGTGTTGAACAACCCAGGAAGTAGGCAATCTATATCTGCTGTGTTTATCTCCAGCCTCTGTGTGCTCCTCAATGAGATCAATGCAACAGATAAGGGTAATCAGATCTCATACCCTTTGTGTAAGCTGATTAGAGGTCAGGAAAGAATATCTCTTCCCTGCGCTTTACAGCGTTGTACATTTGGTGAGatataatgtgtgtgtggtggtccCCCTCCTCTGAACCATCTCCATGCTGGCCACTATCTGAAGCAGGATACCAAACTCGATGGACCAATGATGTAATCCAATCTGATTAATCCTGTGGTGTTGAGCTTCATGCAACAGCACCAGAACTGGGGGACCAGGAGGCCATGGCCCCCTGACTTCTTAATACGGGCATAGTTTGGAGGGCAGTGGGGCAGTGCTGGACGAAGGCGGGCAGTTTGGGTGAGCAGCGCCACTGCCAAGCACATcccctgctggtgctgctccATGGCTGCCCAGGACTTCCACTTTGGGGGAGCAATGCAACCCCTTACTCCCCAAACTACagccatgttaaaaagtggggggcaggacccctggacctccctagttccagcaccggTGGCCCCTTCACTTCTACAAATATTCTGGTGCCCTTGACTTGGTGTATAAACCATTGgaggaaattctctggcctgttatgcaggaggatggactagatttatcataatggtcccctctggtctGACAACCTGTGACGCTAAGTTCTTTGCTCTGGGGTATCAAGTTGGCCCACCCTGTGCTCTTATTGACTCAGATAGTGTTTGAGGTGGGGAAATTGCAAGTAATGCTCTCCCTAACTTCACCCAGCACAAAGACACATTCCCAAGTCCAAAAGAGCTGGTTGtgttctttaaagaaaaacagctCTTGGTTTTCAGGGAGAGTTAGTAGTGAGCAGACATTTATATCTCAGTTTACCCCCAGATGTAGCGTGTTAATGGCTTTGTCCCAATTCATTTGTTTAGCATGGCTGCACGATGTTTCTGGGATGCTGACACTGACAACTATGCACAGGATGTTTTTATGAATGTGAGTATTTGCAATTTTTTCATCTTGATGATGATACTGTAATACTTAGATCTTACATCGTGCTTTGCAtccaagatctcaaagcactcatagctcagtggtttgagcattagcctgctaaacccagcattgggagttcaatccttgagggggccatttagggatttggggtaaaaatctgcctggggattggtcctgctttgagcagggggttggactagatgaccttctgagctcccttccaaccctgatattctatgatttctataaAAGAGGTAGGTATCCTTAGCTCCATTTTATAGCTAGGGAAACTGCAGCATAGGGAGGTAAAGTTACCTAAGGCCATGTTTAATGCTTTGCTAGTCAGAGTACAGGACTGGAAACCAGGATATCctgagctttgccactgactgtcTTCTGACCTTGAACTAGTCACTGAACCTCTCtgcaaaatgaagataatattGGGGTgctgagaagaagaagaaaagcccTGCTTACATTCTAAGTAAGCAGTTAAAAGTGAATCAGGTATTAGAAGGATGTCTCCTGCAAAACTTGAAGCCTGTGTTGTTTATCCTCTTTAACCAGTTAGTGAGACACTGGGTATATGCACACAGCTCTCATTAGCAGCACGCAAGcatccaaaggcagaatttggcccttcataTGAATTCAGTTTGTAACACAGGATAGCTGCAGCATCAGGATTTCTGAGTTTTTAGtgaataataaaattactttaaaataaaagacaaactTGGTGTGAAAGTTGTtttagtctgtttaaaaaaaaatgctccaaGTTCTCTTCTAGATTTTCTTTACACCAAATTAAGGACATCACAAAAATTTAATCTTTCAGCAAACCCGTTCCTCTGCCAAGAACAGGCTGTACTGAATAGCAAAACATTCCTTTCACTTTGAACTTTTAGTTGGGCTTCAATATTGTTTCAGTGAGAGGAGTGCACTTTTGGTAAAACTAATATCATTCTCTCTTGTTTTCTCAGGACAGTCTGTTCTGCGTGGTAgctgcatttggctgtttctaCTACTGATGCCAGTGAAGACCACAGAAAGGAACTACAGTAATTGTAGAGAGGATTTttagtttgtttggttttcttcAATAATTTGTACTCATGTTTTCTCAAAGTAGCAGACTTACAATTGTACATAGCATGCTCACTGTATCTGTACAATACACTGTGTCCACAACTTCCTCTTCTTTCCTGCTTGTATAAATATAGCTTTGTagcatattgtttttcttttgtccttttaatCATCCTTCCTGCTTTGTGCAAAATGGATTTATTAACTCCTAGAAGCCAGATATAGTGCCTTAAAAGGACTAGATTGCTTTTATTAGTAGTGACTTGTTTccataatataataaatatttataagcaatgtaatataataaaaacaaatatatatattatacctTTCCCCAGTTTTGTCCATTCCTATGTATCTTATCTTGTCTCTTCTAGTGCTAGCATCTGCTCCCTCCAGTCCACCAAATACACCAGCCTTGAATGTTCATATAGCTGCTTCTCCCACACGTCTCCATGTTTCCTGCTACGGCTAGAATGCCCTCTTTCAGCTAGGCCAGATAGCCACTATTCTGTCCTCTTGTAAATCCCTCCTTAAGACCACCTATGGCTGTGATGCCTGTAAGAAACCACAGTTCAATCTAGCTAACGTTAATTGGCCAATCTGGGAGATCTGATATTTaggaagaaaaaca
This window harbors:
- the DYNLT2B gene encoding dynein light chain Tctex-type protein 2B, which gives rise to MKENLANVQYNPEETPELTQSLSETIKDRLKVEGFHRYKMVVQVVIGEQRGEGVNMAARCFWDADTDNYAQDVFMNDSLFCVVAAFGCFYY